A stretch of Equus quagga isolate Etosha38 unplaced genomic scaffold, UCLA_HA_Equagga_1.0 HiC_scaffold_4337_RagTag, whole genome shotgun sequence DNA encodes these proteins:
- the LOC124232292 gene encoding putative olfactory receptor 2W6: protein METSNGSSETDFILLGFSDRPQLERIISVLVFIFYTATLVGNTTIILVSYLDTQLHTPMYFFLSNLSFLDICYTTSIIPQMLVNLWGPKKSITYGGCVLQFFFALDLGTTECLLLAVMAYDRYAAVCQPLHYTVVMHPQLCQKMVLIVWLGGLGSALILCPLTLKLPKCGHREVDNFFCEMPAFIKMACVYSKVTEIVVFALGVVFLLVPLSLILISYGVITHAVVRIKSAARWHKVLNTCGSHLTVVTLFYGTIIYMYMKPQNHTSQDEGKFLTLFYTIVTPSLNPLIYTLRNKDVKSAVKRIFWVEKWSAKS, encoded by the coding sequence atggaaacaagcaATGGAAGTTCTGAAACAGACTTCATTCTTCTGGGGTTTTCTGACAGGCCTCAATTAGAACGCATCATCTCTGTGCTTGTCTTCATCTTCTATACTGCCACTCTGGTAGGAAACACAACCATCATTCTTGTATCTTACCTAGATACCCAGCTCCATAcacccatgtatttcttcctatccaatttgtcttttctggacatCTGTTATACAACTAGCATTATCCCCCAAATGCTGGTCAATCTATGGGGTCCAAAAAAGTCTATTACATACGGAGGATGTGTGCTCCAATTCTTCTTTGCCCTGGACTTGGGAACTACAGAATGTCTTCTCTTGgctgtgatggcctatgaccgctatgctGCTGTCTGTCAACCTCTTCACTACACAGTAGTAATGCACCCTCAGCTTTGCCAGAAGATGGTGCTGATTGTCTGGTTAGGTGGTCTAGGTAGTGCCTTAATTCTTTGCCCCTTGACTTTGAAGTTGCCAAAATGTGGGCACCGGGAAGTGGATAATTTTTTCTGTGAGATGCCAGCATTTATCAAGATGGCTTGTGTCTATTCAAAAGTAACTGAGATTGTTGTCTTTGCTCTTGGAGTGGTATTTCTTCTAGTACCTCTATCACTAATTCTCATCTCATATGGAGTTATCACTCATGCTGTCGTGAGGATCAAGTCAGCAGCAAGGTGGCATAAGGTCCTCAACACATGTGGTTCGCACCTCACAGTGGTAACTCTGTTTTATGGAACAATCATTTATATGTACATGAAGCCACAGAATCACACATCCCAAGATGAAGGGAAGTTCCTTACTCTCTTTTACACAATCGTCACACCCAGCCTTAACCCTCTGATCTACACTTTAAGAAACAAAGATGTCAAGAGTGCAGTAAAGAGAATATTCTGGGTAGAAAAATGGTCAGCAAAGTCATGA